The Desulfotignum phosphitoxidans DSM 13687 genome has a window encoding:
- the cas8c gene encoding type I-C CRISPR-associated protein Cas8c/Csd1 yields MIFHSLISLYDRLSDTDKVPPYGFSFEDIGFMVIIDKKGKLVGDPQDLRQQIKADTYQYHTSMVPYSNKVNVRSGKGAVETPNFMVDKADYIFGMSGKSEKKGHHCSFFKRVQEVCDNSSDEGILAVKAFCETWNPDDSPRLKYWNEMCGTHGKWIAFRLQGDPGFIHERDEVKKRWTDFITKEEYPKGVSFIDGKEHNIQHQFAQFKFGSGASLVSFNEVAYESYSKKRGENAPISVAAEFKSSAALKFLFRSKTQRMRIGDATVVFWAERKSSIEKIFGQILNPSWEDQAAANQVKMFLGGVKKGVLPNDLQSEENLKFFILGLSLNKARLALRFWFVCTVGDLIKKLQAHFSDLEMELSSEDDIQYPGIWHLLKETARETKNISPVLSGALTRSILTGANYPQGFFQSVLGRVRVDRKINYLKASIIKAVLQRNYKKEIPMSLDTERKDVAYLLGRLFAVLEKAQKDALGKINTTIKDRFFSAASATPASVFPRLLRLSQHHIEKSEYGYKSDQRISEIMEHIDNFPSHMDLQNQGVFAIAYYHQKNAMDREMKEAVKNKKDKQTQKDQGEKND; encoded by the coding sequence ATGATTTTTCATTCGTTAATATCCTTGTATGACAGGTTGTCGGATACTGACAAGGTCCCACCTTATGGCTTCAGCTTTGAAGATATTGGATTTATGGTCATTATCGACAAAAAAGGAAAACTTGTTGGTGACCCACAAGATTTGAGGCAGCAAATCAAGGCGGATACATATCAATATCACACTTCCATGGTACCATATTCAAACAAGGTCAATGTTCGTTCCGGAAAAGGTGCAGTTGAAACCCCGAATTTCATGGTGGACAAGGCGGATTATATTTTTGGTATGTCAGGTAAGTCTGAAAAAAAAGGGCACCATTGTTCCTTTTTTAAGCGAGTTCAAGAGGTTTGTGATAATTCATCTGATGAAGGAATTTTAGCTGTAAAAGCGTTCTGTGAAACATGGAACCCTGATGATTCACCCCGGCTAAAATATTGGAATGAGATGTGCGGCACACATGGAAAATGGATTGCTTTCCGGCTTCAAGGAGATCCAGGGTTTATTCATGAGCGCGATGAGGTCAAAAAAAGATGGACTGATTTTATTACCAAAGAAGAATATCCTAAAGGCGTCAGTTTTATTGATGGAAAAGAACATAATATTCAACATCAATTCGCTCAGTTCAAATTCGGTTCAGGCGCTTCGCTGGTTTCTTTTAATGAAGTGGCGTATGAATCGTACAGCAAAAAAAGGGGAGAGAATGCACCCATATCAGTGGCAGCAGAATTTAAATCCTCAGCTGCTTTAAAATTTTTGTTTCGCAGCAAAACACAGCGGATGCGGATCGGGGATGCGACCGTGGTTTTCTGGGCAGAGCGGAAATCATCAATTGAAAAGATTTTTGGTCAGATATTGAATCCATCTTGGGAGGACCAGGCAGCTGCTAATCAAGTAAAGATGTTTCTGGGAGGGGTTAAGAAAGGGGTATTACCCAATGATTTGCAAAGTGAAGAAAATTTGAAATTCTTTATTCTGGGGCTGTCTTTAAACAAAGCCAGACTGGCCCTCAGGTTCTGGTTTGTCTGTACAGTGGGCGATTTGATCAAAAAGCTTCAAGCCCATTTTTCTGACCTTGAAATGGAATTAAGTTCTGAAGACGATATCCAATATCCTGGAATCTGGCACTTGTTGAAAGAAACGGCGAGAGAGACAAAGAATATTTCACCCGTGCTGAGCGGGGCATTGACCCGGTCTATTCTTACTGGTGCAAACTATCCACAGGGCTTTTTTCAAAGTGTTCTGGGGCGTGTCCGGGTTGATCGTAAGATAAATTATCTGAAAGCTTCAATTATAAAAGCGGTTTTACAACGAAACTATAAAAAGGAGATTCCCATGAGTTTGGATACCGAAAGAAAAGACGTGGCATACCTGCTTGGGAGATTGTTTGCCGTACTGGAAAAAGCTCAAAAAGATGCGTTGGGAAAAATTAATACGACCATAAAAGACCGATTTTTCAGTGCTGCTTCTGCAACCCCTGCCAGTGTCTTTCCTCGTCTTTTACGCCTGTCTCAACATCATATTGAAAAATCAGAGTACGGGTACAAATCAGATCAGCGCATTTCAGAAATAATGGAGCATATTGATAATTTTCCTTCACATATGGACCTGCAGAATCAGGGTGTATTTGCCATAGCAT
- a CDS encoding helix-turn-helix domain-containing protein yields the protein MTADLSFIGRNIRFLRRSRNWTLEDLSSRIDIHKVALGRIERGINLPSAMVIYQLSTAFNVPVDTLFSPDPIHQAPVATTETTDTCFISLDPEPAPLAAALMNACREIMAAFHALEDICRVPKHATVPLSIPFDPDYPGMETLAARMRTYLATGDAVVFDYLELFENAGLRVILFPFPRGAASMESVSFYEPAFHNAFFFINARNNTEKQLFSLARELGSILVSNQMNRRKTPLFPPSEDDAGRPINPARAAGRFASTFLMPEPAVRATVGQLGVSKDAWSWDLLLRIKHRFGVSAQTFLYRLHELDLISGPTRNTLDTQIKDFYAANGPIEPDASRRCLTPNGRFFDLLLTAETIKDAQCEVKNIHKITVKYRFLSI from the coding sequence ATGACTGCTGATCTCTCTTTCATAGGCAGAAACATTCGATTTCTAAGACGGTCCAGAAACTGGACCCTGGAAGATCTGTCTTCCCGCATCGATATTCACAAAGTGGCCCTGGGCCGCATCGAAAGAGGCATCAATCTGCCGTCAGCCATGGTGATCTATCAACTGTCCACGGCTTTCAATGTGCCCGTGGACACCCTGTTCTCCCCGGATCCCATCCACCAGGCCCCCGTGGCAACCACGGAAACTACGGATACCTGTTTCATTTCACTGGATCCGGAACCGGCCCCCCTTGCCGCAGCCCTCATGAATGCCTGCCGGGAGATCATGGCCGCGTTCCATGCTCTGGAAGATATCTGCCGGGTGCCCAAACATGCCACCGTTCCTCTGTCCATCCCGTTTGACCCCGACTATCCGGGCATGGAAACGCTGGCGGCCCGGATGCGCACTTATCTGGCCACGGGCGATGCCGTGGTGTTTGACTATCTTGAGCTGTTTGAAAACGCGGGCCTGCGGGTCATCCTTTTTCCCTTTCCCCGGGGCGCTGCCTCAATGGAATCCGTCTCATTTTACGAACCCGCATTTCACAATGCCTTCTTTTTTATCAACGCCCGGAACAATACGGAAAAACAGCTGTTCTCCCTTGCCAGAGAACTGGGCAGCATCCTGGTGTCCAACCAGATGAACCGCCGGAAAACCCCTTTGTTCCCCCCATCCGAAGATGATGCCGGCCGGCCCATCAACCCGGCCCGTGCCGCCGGACGCTTTGCTTCCACCTTTCTGATGCCCGAACCTGCCGTGCGCGCCACGGTCGGCCAGCTGGGCGTATCCAAAGATGCCTGGTCCTGGGACCTGCTCCTTCGTATCAAACACCGGTTCGGTGTGTCTGCCCAGACCTTTCTCTACCGGCTCCACGAGCTGGATCTGATCTCCGGCCCCACCAGAAATACCCTTGATACCCAAATAAAAGATTTTTACGCTGCCAACGGCCCCATAGAACCGGATGCCTCCCGCCGCTGCCTCACCCCCAACGGCCGGTTTTTTGATCTGCTGCTGACGGCGGAAACCATAAAAGATGCTCAATGTGAAGTGAAAAATATTCACAAAATAACTGTAAAATATCGGTTTCTTAGCATTTGA
- a CDS encoding type II toxin-antitoxin system RelE/ParE family toxin, which translates to MRFVRFSGYTDRAMDDLDLAFAWYERQRRGLGFDFLDCVEIAVKSIIENYAMYRIHYLNFRGCVVRRFPFTVFYTVE; encoded by the coding sequence GTGCGCTTTGTACGATTTTCAGGTTATACAGACAGAGCTATGGATGATTTGGACCTCGCATTTGCATGGTATGAAAGGCAAAGACGGGGACTGGGTTTTGATTTTTTGGATTGTGTCGAAATCGCTGTAAAATCAATCATTGAAAATTATGCAATGTACAGAATTCATTATCTAAACTTCAGAGGTTGTGTGGTTAGACGATTTCCATTTACTGTGTTTTATACAGTCGAATAA
- the cas3 gene encoding CRISPR-associated helicase Cas3', whose product MDGNKAVWRSQYASLDKISQKFWLNFKTLRNTADLKLLVNRQRENVLRDCLAAAEENPGIFSLTVPTGGGKTLASLAFALNHAQKFDKQRIIYVIPFTSIIEQNAKVFRGMVGNDSVLEHHCNFSVDEGDWKTKLASENWDAPVIVTTNVQFFDSFYANKPSKCRKLHNVANSIIIFDEVQAIPVENLKPCLEVIRELSLNYNVTSVLCTATQPAIHFSESFKSGLKDVKEIIQNIPDLFSKLKRTEETYIGQLSVQEIAGRLSGYKQVLCIVNTRQQALDIYNALPESNENFHLSALMYPAHRTKMFEKIKSLLDPSKKMPCRVISTQLIEAGVDIDFPCVFRSVAGIDSIAQAAGRCNRNGLHDQPQKVYIFDVTEAPNQMFFRKAAQSAEKLFERFDLKLTSPECVNEYFLDFFWKNEQHMDRKAILEKCGMAQSLDIPFKEISEFKMIDSPTVPIVIALEDEARKLTDLLPLEKYPGRVLRKLQQYCVQIYPYQLDAIKDWLENPISGVWVLRSDLLYERKTGLKCDPPRGNAFFG is encoded by the coding sequence ATCGATGGAAACAAGGCAGTCTGGAGATCTCAATATGCATCCCTCGATAAGATTTCTCAAAAATTTTGGCTAAATTTCAAAACACTCCGGAATACAGCTGATTTAAAACTATTGGTAAACAGGCAGCGGGAAAATGTTCTCAGGGACTGTTTGGCAGCGGCAGAGGAAAATCCGGGAATTTTTTCTTTGACAGTTCCGACTGGAGGAGGAAAAACGCTGGCTTCTTTGGCATTTGCTTTAAATCACGCTCAAAAATTTGATAAGCAGCGAATTATTTATGTGATCCCTTTTACCAGCATTATTGAACAAAATGCCAAAGTGTTTCGCGGCATGGTCGGAAACGATAGTGTTCTCGAACATCACTGCAATTTTTCAGTAGACGAGGGAGATTGGAAAACCAAACTGGCATCTGAGAATTGGGATGCACCGGTTATTGTGACAACGAACGTACAATTTTTTGATTCGTTTTATGCAAACAAACCGTCAAAATGTCGAAAACTGCACAATGTGGCCAATAGCATCATCATTTTTGATGAAGTCCAGGCGATCCCGGTTGAGAACCTGAAGCCCTGCCTTGAGGTCATCAGAGAATTATCATTGAATTACAATGTCACCTCAGTATTATGCACCGCAACACAACCTGCCATTCATTTTTCTGAATCCTTTAAATCAGGCCTGAAAGATGTCAAAGAAATAATTCAAAATATCCCCGATCTTTTTTCTAAGCTTAAAAGAACTGAAGAAACATATATCGGACAACTCAGTGTTCAGGAAATAGCAGGTAGGCTTAGCGGATATAAGCAGGTTTTGTGTATAGTAAATACCCGCCAACAGGCACTTGACATATACAACGCCCTGCCGGAATCTAATGAAAATTTTCATTTAAGTGCCTTGATGTATCCGGCACATCGGACAAAAATGTTCGAAAAAATCAAATCCTTACTTGATCCATCAAAGAAAATGCCTTGTCGAGTAATCAGTACTCAGCTGATTGAGGCAGGTGTTGACATTGATTTTCCTTGTGTCTTCAGAAGTGTAGCAGGGATTGACAGTATCGCTCAGGCTGCCGGGCGATGTAATCGAAATGGATTGCATGATCAGCCACAGAAAGTTTATATTTTTGATGTGACTGAAGCCCCTAATCAAATGTTTTTCCGCAAGGCAGCCCAATCTGCAGAGAAGCTTTTTGAAAGATTTGATTTGAAACTGACTTCACCGGAATGTGTGAATGAATATTTTTTGGATTTTTTTTGGAAAAATGAGCAGCATATGGATCGGAAAGCAATATTGGAAAAATGCGGTATGGCCCAATCTTTGGATATACCGTTCAAAGAAATTTCAGAATTTAAAATGATCGATTCACCGACTGTTCCGATTGTCATTGCTCTTGAAGATGAGGCGAGAAAGCTCACAGACCTTCTACCACTTGAAAAATATCCGGGAAGGGTTCTCAGAAAACTTCAACAGTATTGTGTTCAGATATATCCATATCAGCTGGACGCAATAAAGGATTGGTTGGAAAATCCCATCTCTGGAGTATGGGTGCTGCGTTCAGATTTGCTTTATGAAAGAAAAACAGGATTGAAGTGCGATCCGCCCAGAGGAAATGCATTTTTTGGATAA
- the cas5c gene encoding type I-C CRISPR-associated protein Cas5c — MGYGIKLRVWGDYALFTRPEMKVERVSYDVMTPSAARGILEAIFWKPAIRWIVDRIHVLNPICFENIRRNEIAKKTSVSSTDMRGSKELCIYSDDSDIRQQRSSMVLRNVDYVLEAHFELTGKEKGDPGKFLAIFERRVKKGQCFHRPYFGCREFPVNFEWCTHIPASPFSGEQDFGFMLHDIDFSNDMTAQFFRAVMKNGVIDCRKEVVS, encoded by the coding sequence ATGGGTTATGGAATTAAATTGAGAGTTTGGGGGGATTATGCGTTATTTACACGCCCGGAAATGAAAGTTGAAAGGGTATCATATGATGTAATGACACCATCTGCTGCCAGGGGTATTCTGGAAGCAATTTTTTGGAAACCCGCAATTCGATGGATTGTTGACCGGATACACGTGCTGAACCCCATTTGTTTTGAGAATATCAGGCGTAATGAAATCGCAAAAAAAACATCTGTGTCCAGTACTGATATGCGGGGTAGCAAAGAATTATGCATTTATTCTGATGATTCAGACATCCGGCAGCAAAGATCTTCCATGGTTTTACGCAATGTGGATTACGTGCTTGAAGCTCATTTTGAATTGACAGGAAAAGAAAAAGGAGATCCGGGAAAGTTTTTGGCCATATTTGAGCGGCGTGTCAAAAAAGGCCAATGCTTCCACCGGCCATATTTCGGCTGCCGGGAGTTTCCGGTAAATTTTGAGTGGTGTACACATATACCGGCATCACCTTTCAGCGGGGAGCAGGATTTCGGGTTTATGTTGCATGACATTGATTTCAGTAACGATATGACGGCTCAATTTTTCCGGGCTGTCATGAAAAATGGGGTGATTGACTGTCGAAAGGAGGTGGTGTCATGA